TTTGGTGTAAAGTGGCCCAAGTTTAATACAGAATAAACACTTTATTTTAATCTCGTGGAGGGGATTCTGGCGTTTTTCCGTGCCTGGTTCGGTGAAAATGTTTATAATGTTTAGCTAACAAAGTTGAGAATTCTGGATGTCAGGTATCCTTGCGATTCAAAACTCCTGTGATCTCATCAAAGGTTAGCGACTGGTCAGTAATGTCTTAACCAGAAtaagtttaaagtttttttgGTTCTACAATATTATGTTCAAACTTGAGGTTAACGACGTATGGATTGGTGTTTTGTTTTACCAGATTGTATTTAGAAAGcgaccaaaaaccaaaaacgaaTAAACGAGAAGACACAATCACTAAAGCCAAAAAGGTTGAATTCCCAGCTAAACATGTCATTTCCAGCGAAGGAAAGGTAAATTAGATTGTCACCGTCTTAAACCTGGCTCAAGTAAAGTTGAACCAAATGGTCATAGAGCTGTATCCCCATGGTCACTCACTGTTGCATTTTTCTGCAGGATCTGATTCCGCGGTGTCTAACATATCAACCAAGCAGATATGCATGATTTTCTAACACTAGCAAAAGATTCACATCTTTCCTACACTAAGTAATGAGAGTGTGTAGTCGTCACTAACAAACCAGAGATGTTAAAGGACAAGGTCTTAGACAACTTTCATTATCTTCATCATGTTCGTTATACTTATTAGACAATATTTTGGCAGCTGGAACATCAGCTTGGCCACTTTGCTCCTTATTTTCATTATTCAGAATCTAATTTTCCCTGCGATTGTTCAACATATTATCTTCAGAATGTTATGCGTCTTTGTTACCAGAGTGTGAATCCTTTGCAGAATCAGAGCCCTCTCTGTCCCATTGGCTGACAGTTCTTTCTAAAGCGAATCAACCCCTTTGAATCAGATCCAACTCTGGTTTGTGTCAGTTGGGACAAAAACCAACCCCTTTTACTAAATTCTTTCCTCACGTTCCTCTACTTTGGTCAATTATACACCCacattattttctataatatttaattcaatATGTTACTTCTTTAtgttcctatttttttttgacagattCTCAAATGAAACATTTGGTcaaaaatttttttgtaaacatgaTAACTTTAATTACGTAGCTTGACTTGAATTGAAGAGATATAGccaaaaagacaaaaactaaaatggtCAACTAATTTATCAATAACTCGTCTTTTAATAAATTACCAAATTTCTAGTCAAAAATCATTGTCATGGTAAGAATCTAAAATCTTACACTATAAAATCTCGTATTCTGTttgataatttatattgttactAGCACCATATATACTGCGATTCGAAACTCTAATAGCATCatccaattttattttataaggtACCAGCTTATACATATTTAAGACGTTTATTGTTATGTTATATTCAAGGTATTTAGGCCCTAGTTTGTATGTTcactataaaaaatttataaaatagttttttttttgttgacatATTAGATTCATTGATCAACAGGAAATGCTTTATAACAATGAAGCGAAATAAGAAATTGGTTTAGCATTTctaaagttttaattttaatataaaacatttaataccaaTGCAATAGTTTTCAAGTTTGTTTAGGCGGATAGTGTCTGATGTCTCATTGTAGGCATATCACtttttgtttcgttttttttttttcggttcgCTATCTTGTTAAATAATGTGTTGTAGTTATAATATACATCTTCTTGGAATTACAAAAAGTGTTGTCAACGTGAATTATAATGTTCTTATGTCGTTGTCTCTAATTTCTATGTATTAGAAACTTTTTTGTCTATTGATTGTAATATTGTCTAAATTTCACCCTAACATGACATTGCACATCTCCATAAGATTTTTTCGATTTTGTACGTTTCATATGCGCAAATTCTAATAAACATTATTGAGCATATTATTGATAACTTTAACACCAAAAGTATAGTCGTGTATGTTGAAAATGCTAGCTATATTAATTCTTTTGCAAATAATTTGAGTGGGTGAgtcataaacatttttttttcttttggtctgTTACAGATAGTTATGTCAATTTTAAGCCAATCTAAACCAATGAAAAAGGTTCCGATCATTGGCACTATGCCTATTATCCTCGATATGAATGTTGATTCCTCTTCTGCGTCAGAAGGAGAGGAAAGtggagaaacaaaagaaatagcTCAAAGCCTTGCATGTTTAACATCTCAAAATGCATACCATGTTGCTCCACAGCTCTTGTACGAGCTTCAGGTCGAGATTTTTGCCCGTGTTCCATGCCCTGAGTATTGGAAACTACAATTTCTCAACAAACAGTTTTCACAGTTGCTGAAAAGTAGTGAAATTTTCCGAACGAGGCGAGAGCTCGGACTTGTGAAACCGTATTTTTTTATGCTATCAAGCAATGATAGGCGTTGGACTATGTTTGATGAGGACTTCAAAAGTTTCCAGAGACTTCCAAAGCTCTCTTCTGACATTAATTTTTTCAGTGGTGATAAGGAAACTATTTGTGTGGGTACGCAACTAATCGTCATCTGGAGAAATAAGGAGGGCATTACGGTGTGGCGTTACGAGCTTGCAATGCACAAATGGTTCAAAGGTCCTGAGATGATTACACCGAGAATCATGTTTGGTTCCGCAAGCCACGGGACAAACGCCTTTTTTGCCGGCGGATTTAAGATAAGTAAAAATGGGGTTGAGGTTGTAAGCATAGTAGAAAAGTACAATGCCGAAACAAAAACATGGGCATCCATTCATCCAATGCATAGACGGAGGAAACTATGTTCGGGATGCGTCTTGCGTGGTAAGTTTTATGTTCTCGGCGGTCAGAATGAGAACAACGAAAACCTAACTTGTGCAGGGCGTTACGATGAGGAAACAGATTCTTGGGAGTTGATACCAAATATGCTTGCAGGCATGACTTTATCCATTTTCCAAGCGCCTCCACGTATTGCGGTGGTCAATGGTAACCTCTACTTGCTAGAGACATCACTGAATGAGCTTCGCGTGTATAATGTAAACACAAACACTTGGAAGAAGCTTGGAATTATACCTGTGATGGTACATTTAACCAAAGGTTGGGGTGTCGCATTTAAGTCAGTTAAAGATAACCTTATGGTGATTGGAGCTTCGTCCAATCGACCTCACTCTCAGAAAATGGGGACCTACAAGTGTTATCCATCTCCAGACATGGAAGAGATTCATTGGGAGGAGCTTTGTTGTCGTGGTGGTAGTCTTAAACATTTTATTCTCAACTGTTGTGTGATGCTTGCTTAAAACTTTGTTTATGTTGTGACGATCTTTATAGGTCTTGAACTTCTGGTTATTGTCATGTTTATTATAATGTCATTTCTATATTTGCATCTTGAGCATGTGTTATCTTGTTTATTTAAAGTTAAATGTTTCTTTCGGAAATGGGAtaactttttatgagttttctttctctcttatcTGAGAAACAACTCTATCTtttctcttctattttttttgggaactttactaaaatgacacaaattaattgtgttattactagaatgactcataatttttttaaattattaaaatatttttctggtCGAAATTGCCCTTGTTcatagttataacaaaaaaatattaccaTAGTACCCTTAACATTTGATCGACggcatatttattttcatagtaCCATAGTACCCTCAAAAATAAATCTGTCGAATAATAAGTgtgtttataaaatatgtatgaaaaaaagaaatctaCTGTTAAAATGGTGACAAACTTTCTTAAAAACGTCAGATTTGTTTCCACGACAGAGTTAATTGTCTGATTtgaatagaaaacaaatttttaaGAATATGTTTGTCGTATGAGGTGacaaacttttaaatttatgttgtGGTAGATTTATTGTCGAAATCTGGGTTTATGTAAACCAAACTTAATTTAATGTTCAATTTCAATCTGGTTAACATTAATTTTGAATCTGGTTTATTTTTAGGTTAATTAAGATCAGAGATTCAGAATTTATGAGAAATTACTTGAAATgactaattacaaaaaaatatctgattCAGTAATTCTGatcttaattttgtaattatagtCATTTCAAATAATTTCTCATAAATTTATGCAAAATTTCTCATacagttttaattttctttttagaaaaaCTCTCCAATTAACCATCAATATAATCAGGAATGATCCTGAAATTTTGAGaactattaagaaaaattagtttaaaaaaactataaaagtttaataaatgtttgtataattatatgttctttataaatttggaagtttttttaaaatattggaGACCATAAGTCAGTCTTTCACCAGTCTATGCTCAGAATGTTTGTATAAATATGTCTACGCTCAGGAGTGTTTCACTAGACTCTATGTTCCAGGACATGtcctaaatataatttttaaaaaatctcttaatcttttCGCTTTGTGGAACTCACTTTTCTCAGTGACAGATGCTCAGAATCCAGAGCATTGTGAAAAGCTAAAAACTGATGATAAGCCATTTGTACATTCATATCTAAAGATTAGAAGCACAAAAAGCCTTCAGATGAAGTATACAATGTAGAAACGGCAAACAGAGTACGAGAAAAGACTATGGAGGCTCTA
The window above is part of the Brassica napus cultivar Da-Ae chromosome C3, Da-Ae, whole genome shotgun sequence genome. Proteins encoded here:
- the LOC106417344 gene encoding F-box/kelch-repeat protein At3g27150; protein product: MSILSQSKPMKKVPIIGTMPIILDMNVDSSSASEGEESGETKEIAQSLACLTSQNAYHVAPQLLYELQVEIFARVPCPEYWKLQFLNKQFSQLLKSSEIFRTRRELGLVKPYFFMLSSNDRRWTMFDEDFKSFQRLPKLSSDINFFSGDKETICVGTQLIVIWRNKEGITVWRYELAMHKWFKGPEMITPRIMFGSASHGTNAFFAGGFKISKNGVEVVSIVEKYNAETKTWASIHPMHRRRKLCSGCVLRGKFYVLGGQNENNENLTCAGRYDEETDSWELIPNMLAGMTLSIFQAPPRIAVVNGNLYLLETSLNELRVYNVNTNTWKKLGIIPVMVHLTKGWGVAFKSVKDNLMVIGASSNRPHSQKMGTYKCYPSPDMEEIHWEELCCRGGSLKHFILNCCVMLA